CCCGAGACCCGAGCCGCGAAAACTTGTCCGACTGTCCGACAAGTTTGACGACCGTGGCTGGCCAGGGGCGCTGCCTCATCCGAACTGACGAAACCTGTCCGACGGTCCGACAGGTTTGGGGACTGTAGCTGGCGGGGGCCTCCGCTCCGTTCCACCCACGGGAACCTGTCCGACTGTCCGACAGGTTTCGGAGCAACCGCGGCCGGGGGGCACCTCGTCGGGCCAGCGGAAACTTGTTGGACCGGTTCTTGCGATGCGTCACCGGCCTTGAATCCAGTCAGGCCGAGGCCCGAAGCTCCCGTGCCATGGGCGCCTTCGACCTTGTGATCATCTCCGTCATCGTCGCGCTCGGCCTGGGGCGATTCCTCGTGATGCGCGATCAGCGCAACGCGCCTCCTCCAGAGGCCGGGCCGCGCAAGCCGACGCCGCAGCGCATCGCCGGGCGCGTGCTTCTGGGGTACGCCTATGCGATGGCGCTGTTCCTGCTCATCCGCTTCTTCCTTGGCCGGATGTGACAGGGGCCGGCCTGCGTCCCGTCCTGAGCGCGCTTGATGATTTCCCCATGAACGCGTGGCCCATATCGGGGTGGTGTCCTTCGCGCTGGGGGCGTACCTGCGCCGCCGGGCTGAACGCGGCCCCTCGAAGGGCGTCATCGACCGGCGCCACCTGACGCCGCTGCGAATCACCTACAGCCTGCTGTTCGCGTATCCGTTCCGCGCGACCTACACCTCCCTGGCCCTGTCCCTGGGCCCCTGAGCGCACGAGGCGCCCCGGGGCCCACGGTCCTGCCCGGACATCAGTGCTTGCCGTACTCCAGCTTCACGCCCTTGCGCTGCGCGTAGATGTACGCCTCCATCGCGCGCATCTTCGGGTCGCCGTCCGCCAGCGGCTTGCCGCGCACCGGGTTCTCGATGCACCAGTTGATCATGTCGCGCAGCAGCGCCGTGCGGCCCAGCTGCACCTGGTACTTCGGGTAGGTCTCCGGGTGGGTGTTGGCCGCGTCCGGATGGCACATGTCGCACGACACGCCCACCGTGCCGCCCAGCGCCTCCGCGTCATGGAACACGCGGTGACCTTCCTTCACGGTCTCCTGCACGGAGTCCGCCCACACCTTCTCGTCGCGCTCGGAGTACGCGCCGTAGGTGTGGCCCGTCTGGAGGTTCGTCTTCTGCTGCTGGGGCACCGCCCTGGCGCCCGTCTCCGCGCCCACCCCGCCCTGGCGCACGTCGTTGCCCGAGGGCTTCGCACCGGGGTTGGGCTGGGGCGCGGGCGGAGGGCTCTTCTTCGCGGACGGGGGCGTGGCCTGCGCCAGCACCGGGCCAGGCACGTCGTCCCAGTTCGCGTTCGGGTTCTTCTTGCGCCAGTCGTCCATCAACTGCGCGGTGGCGGTGATGGCCTGGGCGCGGGTGAGCTTCTGGCCGTCCTTCACGCCTTGCACTTCCATGGACGTCTCACCGTCGCACAGGCCCAGCACCAGGTTGCCGTCCTTGGACGCGGGCACGACGTGCCTGGGCAACGGCTCAGGCTTCGGCTCCGGGGACGTGGCGAGCGCCACGCCGCCGGCGAAGGACAGGGCCGCGCACGGGACCACGAGCAGCTTCATTCGCAGGTTCATGGGAGGGGGTTCCTCTTCCGGTCCTAGTAGGTGGGCAGCTTGGGCTTGGGCGGCGCGGACTGCTTGCCACCGGAGCCCAGGTAGCTGGCGCGCACGGTGATGGGGTCGCGCTGCCAGAGGTTGTAGAGCTTGTCCACGAGCCCTGATTCCAACACGTCCATGCGGCCGTCACCGCAGCCGTCGAACTGGCTGAACGGATCCGCGCGGTTCATGGGCACCGTGAGCGAAGGCAGGCCCTCCGGCGCGTACGGCCACGGCCACGCGGTGGACAGCATCCCGTGGAAGGAGATGTTGCCAATGCGGTTGCTGAGCAGCTGGTGCGTGTGTCCGTGGATGACGGTGACCTTCTCGTACGGCTTGAGGAGGGCCTGCACCTCGTCCGCGTCGTCCGTCCAGAAGTTCCAGGGCTTGTAGTACTTGTAGAGCGGCGAGTGGCTGAAGACGATGACCGGCGTCGTCTTCGCCACCTTGGCCAGGTCGTTCTGGAGCCACTGGCGCTGCTCGGCGCCCACTTCGAAACGGGACTGGATGCCATTGTCCAGGCCCGCGACGATCTTCATGCGCTCCATGGGGGACAGCTTCCGCTCCGTCCAGAAGTCCTTCTCGTGGATGGAGTTGAGCACCACGAAGTGCACGCCCTTGTGGTCGAAGGAGTAGTTGGGCGCGCCGAACAGGTCGCGCCACAGCTCGCCCATGTCCAGGAACCAGTCGTGCTCGCCCACCATCATCTTGATGGGGGCCTTCACGGACTTGAGGATTTGAGCGCCCAGCTTGAGCTCACCCGCCTGGCCCAGCTGCGCCAGGTCGCCGCCGAAGAGGACGAAGTCCGGCTGGGGGTCCAGCGCGTTCACGTCATCCACGGCCTTCAAGATGGCGCGCACGAAGCGGTCGTTGAGCTTGTTTTCATACAGGTGCGTGTCGGAGATGTACGCGAAGGAGAACTTCGGCTTCTCTCCCTGCGCCTCCGCCACGTTGACCAGCTGGAAGCTGTTGGGCGTGAGCCTGCCCATGCCCGCGACGATGCCGGCGGAGATGCCGGCGACGCGCATGAAGGCGCGGCGGTCCAGCTTGCGCAGGCCCTCGAAGAAGGCGTCGCGTTCGGCGTAGTGCTTCGTCTCGATGCTCTGGAATTTGTTTGCCATGGCGCGCCTCCGCTACCGTTGCTGGGTGGTCGTCACCGGGGTGACGTCGCCGTAGAAGCCCAGGTCCGCCGGATTCTTCGCTTTCAGGTCCGGGTTGGGAGCCAGGTCGCCCAGGTTGCCCTTCTTGCCCATGGCGATGGCGGTGTCCCGCTCCGGCCGGGTGTTCTTCCGGGCGCGCTGCTTCGACAGCTGCTCCTTGTTGAGCTTGTCGAACTTCGTGTCCGTGAGGGTGAAGAGGAACGCCACCAGGTCGTCGATTTCCGGCTCGGTGAGCCCCAGCCGCTGCATCCCCCCGTCGAGGTAGGGATTGGCCACGCCGCCCTTGTTGTAGTGGTCCATCACGTCCCACAGCGTGGTGAGCGACCCGTCATGCATGTACGGACCGGTGATGCCCACGTTGCGCAGGGTGGGCGTCTTGAACGAGCCCACGTCGTTCTCCTGCTTGGTGACGAGGAAGCGGCCCAGCTCGGAGAACTCCGAGTTGAGCGCCAGCTCGTCAATCTGCTTCTCGTCGCCGGTGCGCACCACCTGCACGCCCTTGCGCGCCAGGGTGACGAAGTCCTGCTTGTGCGCGGCGACGCCGATGTTGTGGAACTTCTGGTCGCTGAAGAGCGGGGAGACGGCGTTGCCCGCGTGGCAGGAGTTGCAGCGCGCCTTGCCGTTGAAGAGCGCCCAGCCGTTCTTCTCCGCCGCGGTGAGCGCCTTGCTGTCCCCCGCGATGAACCTGTCGAAGCGCGCGTCGCCGGAGAACTGCATCCGTTCGAACGCGGCGATGGCGACGGCCAGGTCGTCGAAGTTGGGCTCGCGGCCGAACACCTTCTGGAAGTCGGTGACGTACTCGGGGATGCCGCGCACCTTCTTCACGACGGTGTCCGGGTCCGGCATGCCCATCTCACGCGGGTTGAGGATGGGCAGCTTCGCCTGGTCCTCCAGCGTGGCCGAGCGGCCGTCCCAGAACTGGGTGGCATTGAAGAGGGCGTTGAGGACGGTGGGGCTGTTGCGCGTCACCTTCTGCTGCTTGACGCCTTCGGACAGCGTCTTGCCGTCGGTGAAGCCCAGCTCCGGCTCGTGGCACGTCATGCAGGCCACGGTGTTGTCCACGGAGAGGCGCTTGTCCCGGAAGAGCTTCTCCCCCAGCGCCACCCGCTCCGGCGTGGGCTCGGAGCCCTTGGGCACCGAGAGCCGCCACAGCGTCGCGGAGACGCCCGGCGGCAGCTTCGGCGGTGTCGCGTTCGCGGGCTGTGAAGGGGGAGGTGCTGCCAGTCCCACGCCGGAGTGGAGCACCACGGCGAGCATCGTGACGACGCCCGAGGGCAGCCGCATGAAGGCCTCCTACCCGTCCTCTGGAGCCGCCGCGGGACATCCGCCCGGGTCCGAGGCCGGTCGCGGCATTCCACGCAACCCGCGAGAAACGTTCAACGGTCTCTAGGGCCAGGGGGAGGGAGAAGTGTCTGGGATTGGAACATCAAAGGCACTTCAATTTTCCACTCGCGTCCAAGCAAGCCCCCCCGTGGCGTTTGCGTTGGACGCACGCGCGTCCCCTCCGCACGCGCGGATGGCGGCTCGCTGCAATCCCTCTCAGGGAAAGCCTCTCAATGTTCACCATGGCACAACCAATGCACCCGGGGTGTGTGCTGTCCAAACCCACCGTGAACCAGGAGCAGACCATGGCCGAGCCCCAAATCACCCTGTATCGCGACGTCAACTTCGGCGGACGCAGCGTCGTGCTGACGACGTGCGGCTCTTCGAATCTGGGCAACGACTACGGCTTCAATGACCAGACGTCGTCCATCCGGGTCCAGAGCGGCATCTGGCTCGTCTACAACGACGCGGGCTACGGCGGCTCCGTCTACGTCCTGACGCCGGGCGAGTACCCCAGCCCCGGGACGTGGGGCGGTTCGAACGACTCCATCTCCTCCGTGCGCCCGCTGCCGGGCGTGCAGGGGAGCAACATGGCCATTCTCTTC
The sequence above is drawn from the Corallococcus sp. NCRR genome and encodes:
- a CDS encoding c-type cytochrome, translated to MNLRMKLLVVPCAALSFAGGVALATSPEPKPEPLPRHVVPASKDGNLVLGLCDGETSMEVQGVKDGQKLTRAQAITATAQLMDDWRKKNPNANWDDVPGPVLAQATPPSAKKSPPPAPQPNPGAKPSGNDVRQGGVGAETGARAVPQQQKTNLQTGHTYGAYSERDEKVWADSVQETVKEGHRVFHDAEALGGTVGVSCDMCHPDAANTHPETYPKYQVQLGRTALLRDMINWCIENPVRGKPLADGDPKMRAMEAYIYAQRKGVKLEYGKH
- a CDS encoding metallophosphoesterase family protein; this translates as MANKFQSIETKHYAERDAFFEGLRKLDRRAFMRVAGISAGIVAGMGRLTPNSFQLVNVAEAQGEKPKFSFAYISDTHLYENKLNDRFVRAILKAVDDVNALDPQPDFVLFGGDLAQLGQAGELKLGAQILKSVKAPIKMMVGEHDWFLDMGELWRDLFGAPNYSFDHKGVHFVVLNSIHEKDFWTERKLSPMERMKIVAGLDNGIQSRFEVGAEQRQWLQNDLAKVAKTTPVIVFSHSPLYKYYKPWNFWTDDADEVQALLKPYEKVTVIHGHTHQLLSNRIGNISFHGMLSTAWPWPYAPEGLPSLTVPMNRADPFSQFDGCGDGRMDVLESGLVDKLYNLWQRDPITVRASYLGSGGKQSAPPKPKLPTY
- a CDS encoding cytochrome-c peroxidase, which encodes MRLPSGVVTMLAVVLHSGVGLAAPPPSQPANATPPKLPPGVSATLWRLSVPKGSEPTPERVALGEKLFRDKRLSVDNTVACMTCHEPELGFTDGKTLSEGVKQQKVTRNSPTVLNALFNATQFWDGRSATLEDQAKLPILNPREMGMPDPDTVVKKVRGIPEYVTDFQKVFGREPNFDDLAVAIAAFERMQFSGDARFDRFIAGDSKALTAAEKNGWALFNGKARCNSCHAGNAVSPLFSDQKFHNIGVAAHKQDFVTLARKGVQVVRTGDEKQIDELALNSEFSELGRFLVTKQENDVGSFKTPTLRNVGITGPYMHDGSLTTLWDVMDHYNKGGVANPYLDGGMQRLGLTEPEIDDLVAFLFTLTDTKFDKLNKEQLSKQRARKNTRPERDTAIAMGKKGNLGDLAPNPDLKAKNPADLGFYGDVTPVTTTQQR
- a CDS encoding beta/gamma crystallin-related protein encodes the protein MAEPQITLYRDVNFGGRSVVLTTCGSSNLGNDYGFNDQTSSIRVQSGIWLVYNDAGYGGSVYVLTPGEYPSPGTWGGSNDSISSVRPLPGVQGSNMAILFQDTNYGSRMVAVTSSIASLGDIDFNDQASSAIVLGGTWLLYKDSNFKGTTWSVSATGGPGHNGYYPSASGFFDNDAISSIKPG